The stretch of DNA GCTTATGTATTAAACGAACTGTCTAAAAAGAGGATAATAAAAGAAACAAAGTGTTCATTCAATATACGGCAATTATTGATGCACATTACATAATACCGTGAAGTCATATACATTGGATTTAAAAAATAAAAAATAAGGGTTTAAGCTGTTGCAGAGAGCGCGGCTTTTTGCGCAGATTCGACAGATGCTAGGGTATAGAAAAGAGCGCAGACGATCAAGGCTAAGTCCAAATGCACTAATGCGCCATAAGTGAGTATATCTAAGGCGATTATCAAAAGTTCAAAAGCAATTACTATTGCAATTGCAACAATAATTAGACTAATGTTCCTCTGAAACTTAGGCATTTTAAAGAACTCTAACCAGGGAACATCTACACTCATTACAAAATATGCGAGTCCAAATACAATAAGGTCTACAACTAACCATACTAAAAGTAGAAAGAGGTCGTCTAAAGGACATGCTACAAAAGTATAGGCCAGTAATGTTATCAATATTGATACGGCGATTGCCAACCCAACGATTGGCGGCTTTTTTCTTAGCGTCCATCCAAACATATTTTCACCACCCATATTCACATCTGCATCTATGGATTACAATGAAGACTCTTTAAGAGCTATTAGTTTTAGATTAAGACGGCCAAACCTGTTAGGCTATGCAAACTGGAAAAATCAACCAAGTTTGGCTAAGATGTGAATGGGTAAGTTAAATGTATCAACATTATATACATCTTTTTAAATCATTCTCAATGTGTAAAACCAATATTTAAAAAAATTAAAATTAAAAAAATAGGTGATTGCTTATCACCGATTATGAAGATTTTAACGCACTTTTAGCTTCAACGTATGCTCTTTTGATAGGTTCTAAAGTAGTCCAAGTGCCTTCCGGGTCGATGAGTTCTAAATTCATTTCCTTACAGATTTCCTGAGCGCACTTTTCATAGTTTTCCCTGTCTCCGAGTCCGGTGTCAAGCCTGAGAGCATACTTGTATCCGCAGATTTCAAAGAGCATCTTCATCAGCGAATGATCAGTTATGTCACATCCTCTTGCCATATCAGATACAGCCATAAAATCATCCCAGTTCGTAGCTGTTGCCGGTGTAAGATATAGAACTCCGGTGTATGCCTTGTTGAGACGAAAATAATTGTCAGTTCCTCCTACAGCAACACCTATGCAATCATCACAAATCTTACCGTTTTCATCACGTATTGTTATAACTGGAATTTCTGAAGTAGCTGATGAAGTTTCAGATATGTCCCAGCCAAAGTTACCACAGATGCCATAGAATACAAGTATTGCGTCAAACAGATGCGAATGAAGCAGAACCTGGCTTTCAATCTGGCTTTTCAGAGATTTTGGCTCTGCATGTAACCCCAGCTGGTTCATGCACACAACTAAGTTAAATTTAGATTTGTCCAATCCGTTGATGCCATGATCAAAAGAGTACTCGCTTATCATATTGTATGGGATGTTATTAGAATTCAATTTACCAACAAAGCTTCCCTGAGATCCTGTATCTACGACATATATTATCTTCTCATCAGAATCGCAGAGGATGTCGTAAATGAGCTCATCTTCAAGCATGGGGCAGGCAATTACACCAATTGTCCCAGCAACACCCTTCGGGATCTGAAAATCTGATTTTTCTATACCACTGTTCTGATTCATATCATTCACCTCTCAATTGTTCAAATCTATCTGTTTTCCTAAAATCGTGATTTCTTCACTTTCCAATAAATTGTAAAGAAGATTTTTTGCAGATTCTATGTCTTCCGGCACATCTCTTGCAAATATTCTGCAAGCTACATCTATGAACTTATCCAGTCGTTCACGGTAATCAAGAGCTCTGCTGCTGTAGTAAAATTCCCCTATCATATTACCCAGCCCTCCAAAGACAAAAAAGAGTTTTGAGTGATATTCGCGGTCATCGGAGTTAGGAGAAAAATCATACTTCAGAGCCCAGTTCTTTGAGAATTTCAGTAATTCATCAAATACAGACCATGTTGAGTATGATTTATACAATAATCTGGCAACATTTTTAGATCGGCTGGTCATGTACAATATGGAAGCAGTTGGATATAACAGAGCAGCCAGATCGTTATTGTTGATGCGGACGATCTCAGCCTTTTTGTGAATCATATCATATACTGTGATCATCATTGCTTTTAGAATACTTTCTTTATTTGGAAATAAATAATAAAGACTTCCTATATGTATCCCGGCTTTTTCAACAATCATTCTGATTGTTGTATCCTCATAACCATTTTCTAAGAATAAATCAAAAGCTATGTCGATGATTTTCTCAAAAGGCGTTTCACACGTCTTCTCTTTCATATTGTCAGTTTGATTCACAATTTCACCTCGTACATAGCATTATTTGAACTTGTTCAAGAGAATATGATTCCTAGTATTTGAACTTGTTCAACAAAAAATTAAGACGTGCTTTTAGAAGAAATGAATAAAATGCCAGCAGCTTTGCATCGGTTTAACGATCTCGTTTACTCTTATAATCCTCGAACTTCTTTTTCTCATGATTCCAATACATTGTTCTCACGAAAGGAAGAATGCGAAACAGCACCAGTGCAAATCTGAACATGGTGCATGGCATGACTTTTTTCTTTTGCTTTTCCATGCCTTTAACCATTTTCTTTGCTACAATATCTGGAGACTGAACAGGATAAGGCTTTTTGAATTCAACATTACTGGCAGTTTTAAAGAAACCCGTGTCTGTAGACACGGGAAAGAGAGTTACCAGATGAATGTTGTCTGGCTTCTCCAGACGGATTGACTCTTGAAATCCAGTAATTGCAAATTTTGAAGCGGAGTACAGTGTAAATCCTGGCATACCCATGAAACCCATCGCTGAACCCGTGATTGCAAACATGCCCTCTCTGCCGTCCAGATATTCAACAAATTTTTGATATGAGTATATCGGAGATATTGTGTTTGTTTCAAATATGTTTTCAATCCGCGCCCAGTCAGTATAGTTTAGTTCTTCGTAATAGGCAAATCCAGCATTGGCATAGAATATGTCTATTGAACCCATTGCAGAGACTGCATCTTCAAACAGCTTATCGATATTCTGAGGCTTCGAGACATCACATATGTATGGAATAACTCTCGAGGGATCGAAACTGCTGATTGCATCAATGTGCAAATCAACAGCAAAGATGATGTTTCCTTTTCTCTCCAGAAGGAGTTTTAAGACTTCCAGACCAATACCGCTGTTAGCTCCGGTAAGAACTATGTGTTTATTTTCAATAGGAGTCATTGCCGAATCTCCTGATTGAAATTGATCTCTGGATTCACATATCGGTCCTTTTTCTTTGTAAAATGCCCAAGTTGGATTGCAGAAGAAGGGCAGCGGTGAAGGCATGCTAGACATCTTGGGCATATATCCTTAGTCCAGCACGGTTTCCCATCCTGCAATGAAATCGCATTGGTGGGGCAGATGCGTTCACACAAACCGCAGCTGGTACAAGCATCATCAACCCAGAATTTTTTAGTCGTCATTCCATCTTTATAGATCATTCTGCAGAGTGAAGATACAATACCAGGAAATTTTCCCTTGTGTATGTCGTAATCCCCTGGTGGATTTTCATCTAGAATTTTTACTATATCATGAACGGATTTTTGTGCATCGGAGATTAGCGCGCTGCACACATCCTGTGATGGAACTTTAAGCAAAGGGACATAGTTTTCAGGCATCTTAACAGAAAAGATATGATCCAGATTTAATCCCAGACCACTAAAATATTTTTGAGCGTTGGGCCCTGTATTGGCGGTAAAAGAACCGAATGTAACTACCAGATAAAATGAAGAATATTTTTTAAGATTGAGCTTATCCAAAAAAGTTTCTACGATTGAAGGGAGACCGTAGAAATATACGGGCGTTACAATTCCAATCTTCTCTGAATCTTTTAACTCAAATTCAAAAGTACCGTTGTTGATACAATCCGGAATTGAGATTATGCAGTCATTCAATTCATCTGCAAGCAGGCGTGCGACATACAGACTGTTTCCAGTTCCAGAGAAGTAGAAGATCATAATACTCACTCGGTTGACGGTGTATGTGTATAATGATTTAATTCCATTGGGACATACACCGTCGTTTCGAGTGGAAAATGTTTGACTTGGAGTTCTTATTTATCTTTATTTATTATCTCTGCGGCTGCAATCGAATGGATCGCATTTCTCATCGTCATCCAGCTTCCTTGTGGCTTTTTGTTCTGGAGTGTTCTGACAAGTACTGCAGTCAAACGGTTCACACTTCTCCCCGTCTTCCAGCTTTCTTGTAACTGTTTGTTCTGGAGTACTTTGGCAGGTACTGCAGTCGAACGGCTCACATTTTTCTCCTTCTTTTAGTTTAAGCGGATACAGCCAATTAAAGAGGACTGCAGCGCATACAGCTCCTAAAATGTCAGCAATTATAAAGTAAACAGCAGACATTGGATTAATGCCGCAAGCCGCATTAGTAAATATTCTGGCAATATCTACGGCAGGGTTAGCAAACATTGTGCTGGAGGTTGTTATGATCATACCGCCTACAAATAAACCAACAGCCAGTGATGTTTTGTTAGACGTCCCTCTTACACATCCAAAGATTACTGCAACCAGCATAAATGTACAAAGGAACTCTGAAATCAGAATGTATATGCTGGATCTATCGATGTCACTCACAAAGTATAACGCCTGAGTAGTATCGTAGAAGATTATGTTGAGCAGGAAGATACCGACTAATGCTCCGCAGATCTGTGCTACAATGTATGCAGCAGCCTTCTTAGGAGTTATTTCTTTTGAAACTAAGAGTGCAATCGTTACCGCTGGATTAAAATGAGACCCTGACAGCGGTCCGAATGTTTCGATAAGAGCAAACAATACAAAACCTACTGCTATAGCATTCATGAATACAAATTGGTATCCAAATTCAGCACCCCACACGAGTTGAGGAAGAATAATTGATCCAATTGCAACTATAATTAGTCCCATTGTTCCAAGAAATTCTGCAACTAAGTTTTTAGAAAGACTTTGGCAACAGGTCATAGACAGTAATCTTAATTCTAATATTTAATGTTGAGGCATAGAATATAATAATATATTATAAACTATAATGTGAAATTCAAAAAATATATATTTAAGTAAGTTGATGTAGAGAACATGAGAGCTCGAATGGTATTAATTGGAGGGTTTTTAGGTGCAGGAAAGACCACTTTGATAAACAAAATCGCACAGGAGTTTATCAAAGAAAAAGTACCGATCGGCATAATTACAAATGATCAGGGACAATTGCTTATTGATACTGAATTCATAAAAGTCAGAGGATTGAATGTAGAAGAAGTGTGTGGCGGGTGCTTCTGCTGTAACTTCCCAAAGCTTCTGGACAATGCAAATAAGTTATTAAAACAGATTAATCCCCAGTATATTGTTGCAGAACCTGTGGGAAGCTGTACAGATTTGATAGCTACAGTGGCTACACCTTTGAAAAAATATCACGGAGATCAGTTTTCTGTAGCTCCGCTGATCGTACTAGTTGATGCTCCAAGACTGCTGAACAATGCATTCGATACATCGACTCTCGGCGGATATCTCAGAAATCATCAGGCTGAAGAAGCTGAGTATCTGATACTTACAAAAATTGATGAAATCGGTTCTGACGATGTTGAATCCCTGATCTTAAAACTAAAAGGTATCAATCCAAACAGGAAAATTATTCCATATTCCGCAGTCACCGGCGAGGGCTTCCAAGACATACTTGGCATCATCACCTCAGATGAAGAGACCGCAAGAAAACCAGTAGATGTGGATTATGATAAATATGCTGAAGCAGAAGCTGAATTGGGCTGGTATAACGGAATATATGAATTCACTGCACCAGAATATGATTCGTACGAGCTCTCAATGAATATACTAAAAAGTCTGGCATCGAAGTATACGCCTTCTGACATCGCACATGCAAAGGTAGCGATAACAAATGCAAGCAGTCATACAAAGATCTCTCTTATCGGCAACGAGTTTACAATAGGCGGTGTCAAAGGATCCAGATTCGGCAAGGGAGAATCTAAATTAAACTTCAATGCAAGAATTGTTTCTGAACCAGAGAAATTGAGACAGACTATCAGAGAAACAATAGACTCCTGTTTCAAAGAGAAATGCATCCAATATAAACTCCAATTCGACGATTGTTTCTCACCTGGCAGGCCTAATCCAACCTACAGGATATTGGACGAATAAACGGGGAATGTATCCCTCCCCGTTTTTTTATTTTTATAACTTAAAAAATAGATGTTGATTCGGTAATACCGAACCAAAGTTTGCTTATCCAGTAGCGAGATCGCTCTGCCTGATGGCTTCATCGATTTCAGCTTTTATATCATCAGGAATTCCGCGTATTCCTACCTCAAGGAATCCTCTCACGATCATTCCTACAGCTTCATCCTCAGTCAGTCCACGAGACATTATGTACTCTACCTGATCCTGCGCGACTTTTCCAAGTGAAGCTTCATGAGTCATTTCAACATCAGCCACTCTGGCATCCAGCTCAGGAATTGCAATGTTTTCACCACTGTCCCCGAGAATGAGCCCGCGGCACTCCAGGTGAGCTTTAATGTCTTTAGCGTCTCCTTCCAGAGTACCTCTGTTTATGACCTTTCCGCCGACTGTGATTGAACGTGAAATAATCTCAGCTCTGCATTCAGGGGCTGCCAGGATAGCTCTTGAACCAAGATCAAGCTCCGCTCCAGGCTGTGCAATCGCCACAGTGTTGAACTGAGCTACTGCGCCTCTTCCAACAAGTTTTGCCGTTGGATATGTCTGGACACTCTTGACTTTCTTAAGGATCACATAATTATTGATGAAAGTACCGTTTTCTTCCACCACTATCCCGGTACGAGGCCTTACACCGATATTTTCCGCCCAGTTATGAATCATCGTAAATTTCAAGCTGGCATCCTTTTTGATGTACATCTCAGAGATACCCATGTGGAGTGCGGTATCCACATCGCTTCCGGAAGTACATCCGGAAATGATCTCGATAGAAGCTCCCTCTTCCACTATGATGATGTTGTGAATTGTCTGAGCGGCAGTGTTGTGGCCGATCATAATGCAGGTCTGAACCGGCAGTTTGACCTTTTTGCCTGCAAAAGCCCTGATAAAATATCCTGGAGAGTCATTCAGATATGTGGCTGCGGTGTATTTGTCAGCGTCAACGCTTACCGCGTTCCATGAATACTCTTTAAGCCAGTCATACTTTTTTAAAGCGTCTCTGATATCCATCAGTTCAAATCCATCATCGCTTGAATTATTCAATACAATGGAATTATCGATAACCAGCATGCTTCCGTCATTCCCTTCAGCAGACGGGTTGACACCGGTTTTCAGCATTGCTTCCTTAATGCTGCTTGGCAGTTCAGAAGGAGCGTTGAATACAGGAATGTCTCCGGAAACTTCAGAGTAAGTTTTAAGATCAAAATCTTCTCCGAAGGCCCCTTTTTTCTGTAATGCATTTTTTGCACGTTCTATCAGTTCATTTCTATCAGACGGCATTTTATACACTCCTCGTAACCTTTTGTTCTGATATCTTTCAGTAATTCACGCGGGTTGCCTGTACATGTGATAGTACCGTCACAGAGGACATATCCGCGGTCAGCCTCAATGTAATCAAGAATCTGCCCTGTATGAGTAATCACCAAAGCACTTTTTCCAGATTCTTCCCTTTTTCCAGCGCATCTGCCGCCGGAAATCAGATCATGCACCATGGTACCCACTCTTTCAATGCTTTCCAGATCTACACCGGATTCTGGTTCATCAAGCATGAACAGACATGGATCTTGGGCAGCAAGCTGCAGCAATTCAGATCTCTTAATTTCTCCGCCGGAGAAGCCGACATTCACATCTCTGCTGAGAAAATTCTCCATGTTGAGCTTTGAAGCAAGATTTTTTGGATCCACTTTTCCACGGCTGCTTACTTTGATAATGTCGTAAAGATTGACACCGCTTAAGTTTGGAGGCCTTTGAGACATGAGGCCGATTCCCAGTCTTGCCCTCTCATTAATGGGCATATGCGTTATGTCTACATCATTGAACAGAATTTGTCCTTTCACAACTTTGTAGTTTCCCAGCCCCATTATTGTTGAAAGCAGCGTGGATTTTCCAGATCCATTGGGTCCAAACAAAACACTTGTAGATCCTGGTAAAACGCTGAGATTTACATTGTTGAGGACTCTTCTGCCCCCTACTTCAACTGTGAGATCTTTAATTTCTAACATGCTCTCCCTCCTAAAGAAACAAATCATCGTTATTGAAGCTTCCCCTGTTTCCTTTAGGAAGCTTACGGCCTGCTTCTGATTTGAGTGTATCAAGCTTACCCGAAATAACTGCTCTCTCATATTCACGATAGTTAATAAAGAGTCTGAACATAACGAAAAATTGGTAGCAAAATGAGAGTCAGACTGAAAAATGCATAGAAAGATTCAAAAATACCATACTGCAAAAGTCAAAATGTGCTTGGGTTCTGTCATTTATTCGCAGGAATTGTCATCGGCCTGATAATTTACAAGATTACAGATCAGCGCTCTGCAGTCATCGCCTGCGGATTCGGAGCCATACTTCCAGATTTGATAGATAAGCCTCTGGGGCATTTTATTCTTGCAGATTCCCTCAATTCCGGCAGAATCTATGCTCATACACTGTTGATGCTGAGCATATTTGTCATCATTGGACTCTATTACTGGAAGAAAAAGTCGAGTCTTTCCATTCTTGCAGTCTCTGCCGGAATCTCATCACATATTGTTCTCGATGAAGTCTGGAAATCTCCAACAACATTACTCTGGCCGTTCAACGGGCCTTTTGAAACATCGAA from Candidatus Methanomassiliicoccus intestinalis Issoire-Mx1 encodes:
- a CDS encoding DUF1638 domain-containing protein codes for the protein MNQNSGIEKSDFQIPKGVAGTIGVIACPMLEDELIYDILCDSDEKIIYVVDTGSQGSFVGKLNSNNIPYNMISEYSFDHGINGLDKSKFNLVVCMNQLGLHAEPKSLKSQIESQVLLHSHLFDAILVFYGICGNFGWDISETSSATSEIPVITIRDENGKICDDCIGVAVGGTDNYFRLNKAYTGVLYLTPATATNWDDFMAVSDMARGCDITDHSLMKMLFEICGYKYALRLDTGLGDRENYEKCAQEICKEMNLELIDPEGTWTTLEPIKRAYVEAKSALKSS
- a CDS encoding TetR/AcrR family transcriptional regulator, producing MNQTDNMKEKTCETPFEKIIDIAFDLFLENGYEDTTIRMIVEKAGIHIGSLYYLFPNKESILKAMMITVYDMIHKKAEIVRINNNDLAALLYPTASILYMTSRSKNVARLLYKSYSTWSVFDELLKFSKNWALKYDFSPNSDDREYHSKLFFVFGGLGNMIGEFYYSSRALDYRERLDKFIDVACRIFARDVPEDIESAKNLLYNLLESEEITILGKQIDLNN
- a CDS encoding SDR family NAD(P)-dependent oxidoreductase, with product MTPIENKHIVLTGANSGIGLEVLKLLLERKGNIIFAVDLHIDAISSFDPSRVIPYICDVSKPQNIDKLFEDAVSAMGSIDIFYANAGFAYYEELNYTDWARIENIFETNTISPIYSYQKFVEYLDGREGMFAITGSAMGFMGMPGFTLYSASKFAITGFQESIRLEKPDNIHLVTLFPVSTDTGFFKTASNVEFKKPYPVQSPDIVAKKMVKGMEKQKKKVMPCTMFRFALVLFRILPFVRTMYWNHEKKKFEDYKSKRDR
- a CDS encoding EFR1 family ferrodoxin (N-terminal region resembles flavodoxins. C-terminal ferrodoxin region binds two 4Fe-4S clusters.), which gives rise to MIFYFSGTGNSLYVARLLADELNDCIISIPDCINNGTFEFELKDSEKIGIVTPVYFYGLPSIVETFLDKLNLKKYSSFYLVVTFGSFTANTGPNAQKYFSGLGLNLDHIFSVKMPENYVPLLKVPSQDVCSALISDAQKSVHDIVKILDENPPGDYDIHKGKFPGIVSSLCRMIYKDGMTTKKFWVDDACTSCGLCERICPTNAISLQDGKPCWTKDICPRCLACLHRCPSSAIQLGHFTKKKDRYVNPEINFNQEIRQ
- a CDS encoding MIP/aquaporin family protein, whose translation is MTCCQSLSKNLVAEFLGTMGLIIVAIGSIILPQLVWGAEFGYQFVFMNAIAVGFVLFALIETFGPLSGSHFNPAVTIALLVSKEITPKKAAAYIVAQICGALVGIFLLNIIFYDTTQALYFVSDIDRSSIYILISEFLCTFMLVAVIFGCVRGTSNKTSLAVGLFVGGMIITTSSTMFANPAVDIARIFTNAACGINPMSAVYFIIADILGAVCAAVLFNWLYPLKLKEGEKCEPFDCSTCQSTPEQTVTRKLEDGEKCEPFDCSTCQNTPEQKATRKLDDDEKCDPFDCSRRDNK
- a CDS encoding GTP-binding protein, which encodes MRARMVLIGGFLGAGKTTLINKIAQEFIKEKVPIGIITNDQGQLLIDTEFIKVRGLNVEEVCGGCFCCNFPKLLDNANKLLKQINPQYIVAEPVGSCTDLIATVATPLKKYHGDQFSVAPLIVLVDAPRLLNNAFDTSTLGGYLRNHQAEEAEYLILTKIDEIGSDDVESLILKLKGINPNRKIIPYSAVTGEGFQDILGIITSDEETARKPVDVDYDKYAEAEAELGWYNGIYEFTAPEYDSYELSMNILKSLASKYTPSDIAHAKVAITNASSHTKISLIGNEFTIGGVKGSRFGKGESKLNFNARIVSEPEKLRQTIRETIDSCFKEKCIQYKLQFDDCFSPGRPNPTYRILDE
- a CDS encoding SufB/SufD family protein; amino-acid sequence: MPSDRNELIERAKNALQKKGAFGEDFDLKTYSEVSGDIPVFNAPSELPSSIKEAMLKTGVNPSAEGNDGSMLVIDNSIVLNNSSDDGFELMDIRDALKKYDWLKEYSWNAVSVDADKYTAATYLNDSPGYFIRAFAGKKVKLPVQTCIMIGHNTAAQTIHNIIIVEEGASIEIISGCTSGSDVDTALHMGISEMYIKKDASLKFTMIHNWAENIGVRPRTGIVVEENGTFINNYVILKKVKSVQTYPTAKLVGRGAVAQFNTVAIAQPGAELDLGSRAILAAPECRAEIISRSITVGGKVINRGTLEGDAKDIKAHLECRGLILGDSGENIAIPELDARVADVEMTHEASLGKVAQDQVEYIMSRGLTEDEAVGMIVRGFLEVGIRGIPDDIKAEIDEAIRQSDLATG
- a CDS encoding ABC transporter ATP-binding protein; this translates as MLEIKDLTVEVGGRRVLNNVNLSVLPGSTSVLFGPNGSGKSTLLSTIMGLGNYKVVKGQILFNDVDITHMPINERARLGIGLMSQRPPNLSGVNLYDIIKVSSRGKVDPKNLASKLNMENFLSRDVNVGFSGGEIKRSELLQLAAQDPCLFMLDEPESGVDLESIERVGTMVHDLISGGRCAGKREESGKSALVITHTGQILDYIEADRGYVLCDGTITCTGNPRELLKDIRTKGYEECIKCRLIEMN
- a CDS encoding metal-dependent hydrolase; translated protein: MLGFCHLFAGIVIGLIIYKITDQRSAVIACGFGAILPDLIDKPLGHFILADSLNSGRIYAHTLLMLSIFVIIGLYYWKKKSSLSILAVSAGISSHIVLDEVWKSPTTLLWPFNGPFETSNFESYFTTFAVKEVLSVSEWVFAIMSILVLIVMYKDKIKLFARLSPHIEKSYPISQIFLMIVGFTYIMYGVNRHYHDDIVIGAVAILGGLGLLYGMKEKEIDDDLLSSHLNAAKR